Genomic segment of Thermodesulforhabdaceae bacterium:
TCAGGCTGTTGAAACAGGTGACATTGAAAAAGCTAGAAAAAAGTTAGCCTGGCTTGTAAGTAGGGATACAGAAAACCTTGATGAAAAAGGGGTTTTGCGAGGTACCCTTGAAACACTTTCTGAAAACATATCTGATGGCGTTCTAGCTCCTCTTTTCTGTATTGGAATTGGCGGTCCCATAATGGGGCTTCTTTATAAAACCATCAACACTCTCGATTCGATGATCGGTTACAAAAACGAAAGATATTTATATTTCGGCAAAATTGCCGCTCGACTGGATGATGTTTTTAACTATATTCCTGCAAGGTTAACCGGGGTTTTCATTGTTTCTTCATCATGGATTATTCAACATCTCAGCGAACTTATATTAAAATCCCGGAGCGTATTAGACTGGAAGCGCGGCTGGCAAATTATGAAGCGTGACGGAAAAGCACTCGCAAGCCCTAACTCAGGTATTCCTCAAGCAGCTATGGCAGGGGCTTTGGGAATACAGTTGGGAGGGCCTTCATCATATTTTGGAAAAATTGTAAACAAACCAACAATGGGTGATCCAATATATCCTATATCAATAGAATCATATAAGCTAGGGGTCGTCATCTTGTACCTTACTTCAGCAATCGGTTTTGCGATTAGTATAATCTTAAAGTTAATAAGCTTTAACCTATAACAACAACATAAGAAGGAAATTGTGAATATTTATAACGGGGATGTCATGATGAAACAATCGGTTCACGGTGGTAACATTTACGAAGTTGCGAGAATCTTAAGATGTCAGCCTGAAGAAATTATTGATCTTAGCGCAAGTATAAATCCTTTAGGTCCCCCTGCAGGATTAAAGGATCTTATATGCGAAAGCTTTAACGCAATTCGACATTATCCCGACATTGGAAACACAGAATTGATCGAAGCTATATCAGATAGTCAAGATATAAACCCAGATTACGTAATTGTAGGAAACGGCTCAACCGAAATTTTATACTGGATCCCTTATGCTTTTGACTTGAAACGAGTAGCCATTGT
This window contains:
- the cbiB gene encoding adenosylcobinamide-phosphate synthase CbiB — encoded protein: MSFSDFSLWHLITAYVLDLIIGDPYWMPHPVRWIGSLISYLEKVLYPKKNSNTDSLIASWNLALRGGMLVTLTITIVVGTCWVAIKMLPRPLLDIFFVWLTYTLLATRSLHIETKRVIQAVETGDIEKARKKLAWLVSRDTENLDEKGVLRGTLETLSENISDGVLAPLFCIGIGGPIMGLLYKTINTLDSMIGYKNERYLYFGKIAARLDDVFNYIPARLTGVFIVSSSWIIQHLSELILKSRSVLDWKRGWQIMKRDGKALASPNSGIPQAAMAGALGIQLGGPSSYFGKIVNKPTMGDPIYPISIESYKLGVVILYLTSAIGFAISIILKLISFNL